A single region of the Moritella sp. Urea-trap-13 genome encodes:
- the pabC gene encoding aminodeoxychorismate lyase, with protein MIINGAASQDVAIADRGFNFGDGHFTTIKMAAGKAQLLDLHMARLQQACKVLAIEFNQWDALTAKITEQAQVLQVGVLKVTITRGEGGRGYGYTYGTSGCSSANWYLQHRPIPPQYSEWARSGIELMLCQYQQTVNPVLAGLKTLNRLDQVMIKQELDANSMADGLVCSTDGYLIETSVANVFWVKAGEVYTASTKRSGVEGVMKTHISSLLNTLGFTLKSGDYTIADVCISDEIFITNSVMGVVPVKAIVNPQVSQHSDDICYDLTVHDSSVWRLLQQELQQEL; from the coding sequence ATGATAATTAATGGCGCTGCCAGTCAAGATGTTGCAATTGCCGATCGTGGTTTTAATTTTGGTGACGGGCACTTTACCACGATCAAAATGGCCGCAGGAAAAGCGCAGTTGCTCGATCTGCATATGGCGCGATTACAGCAAGCGTGCAAGGTGTTAGCCATTGAGTTTAACCAATGGGATGCACTGACCGCCAAAATCACGGAGCAAGCACAAGTATTACAGGTCGGGGTATTAAAGGTCACTATCACTCGTGGCGAAGGCGGACGTGGTTACGGTTACACTTATGGTACTAGCGGTTGTTCAAGTGCAAATTGGTATTTACAGCATCGACCGATCCCGCCCCAGTACAGTGAATGGGCTCGCTCTGGTATTGAATTAATGCTGTGCCAATATCAGCAAACTGTTAATCCAGTACTGGCGGGATTAAAGACCTTAAATCGACTCGATCAGGTGATGATTAAGCAAGAACTTGATGCTAATAGCATGGCCGATGGACTAGTGTGCTCGACAGATGGTTATTTGATTGAAACCTCTGTGGCTAACGTCTTTTGGGTGAAAGCCGGTGAAGTCTATACCGCAAGCACAAAACGCAGTGGTGTTGAAGGGGTGATGAAAACCCATATTTCCAGCTTGTTGAATACTCTGGGTTTTACGCTAAAATCAGGAGATTATACTATTGCTGATGTGTGTATTTCTGACGAGATTTTCATCACTAATTCAGTGATGGGCGTAGTGCCAGTAAAGGCGATTGTTAACCCGCAAGTGAGTCAGCATTCGGACGATATTTGTTATGATCTTACTGTGCATGATTCATCGGTATGGCGTTTGTTGCAGCAAGAGTTACAACAAGAGTTATAA
- the ppsA gene encoding phosphoenolpyruvate synthase has protein sequence MIEYVIGYEKLGMNDVERVGGKNASLGEMISNLAGAGVQVPGGYATTADAFNQFLEQSGVNDQIYTLLDNLDVDNIAALTEAGAKIRQWIIDTPFQPELEAAIAQSYEVLAGEAGEQASFAVRSSATAEDMPDASFAGQQETFLNVRGYDNIIVAIKHVFASLFNDRAISYRVHSGYDHRGVALSAGIQRMVRSDEASSGVMFSIDTESGFEDVVFITSSYGLGEMVVQGAVNPDEFYVHKPTLAKGKPAVVRRNIGSKQIQMIYSADEEHGKQVQIVDVEASKSRQFSITDEEVMELAKQAVIIEKHYGHAMDIEWAKDAIDGKIYIVQARPETVRSREDKQVMVRFHLDAKSAVITEGRAIGGKIGAGPAKVISSISQMDEVKEGDVLVTDMTDPDWEPIMKRASAIVTNRGGRTCHAAIIAREMGIPAVVGCGNATDLIVNGQELTVSCAEGDTGFIYEGILPFRETSSKVDNLPEIPVKVMMNVGNPDRAFDFAALPNEGVGLARLEFIINRMIGIHPKALLNFDKQSPELQAEINDMIVGYESPVEFYIAKLQEGISTLAAAFYPKKVIVRMSDFKSNEYANLVGGEFFEPEEENPMLGFRGASRYISEDFRDCFALETEAMKRVRNDMGLTNVEIMVPFVRTLSEAASVIDLLAEHGLKRGENGLRVIMMCEVPSNALLADKFLQYFDGFSIGSNDLTQLTLGLDRDSGIISHLFDERNEAVKALLAMAIQAAKRAGKYVGICGQGPSDHEDFAAWLVEQGIDSLSLNPDTVLSTWLYLADKHPK, from the coding sequence GTGATAGAGTACGTAATTGGGTACGAAAAACTTGGAATGAACGACGTAGAACGAGTTGGCGGCAAAAACGCATCTCTAGGCGAGATGATCAGTAATTTAGCTGGCGCAGGAGTGCAAGTTCCTGGTGGTTATGCGACTACCGCTGATGCGTTTAATCAGTTTTTAGAGCAAAGTGGTGTTAACGATCAAATCTACACACTACTAGACAATCTCGATGTTGATAACATTGCAGCGTTAACAGAAGCTGGCGCGAAAATTCGCCAATGGATCATCGACACACCTTTCCAACCTGAATTAGAAGCCGCTATTGCCCAAAGCTATGAAGTACTAGCTGGTGAAGCAGGCGAGCAAGCATCATTTGCAGTACGTTCTTCGGCAACAGCTGAAGATATGCCAGATGCATCATTTGCTGGTCAGCAAGAAACTTTCCTCAACGTACGTGGTTATGACAACATTATTGTTGCGATTAAACATGTATTCGCATCGCTATTTAACGACCGTGCTATCTCTTACCGCGTGCATTCTGGTTATGACCACCGTGGCGTGGCATTATCTGCGGGTATTCAACGTATGGTACGTAGTGACGAAGCATCATCTGGTGTGATGTTCTCTATTGACACAGAATCTGGTTTTGAAGATGTGGTATTCATTACTTCTTCATACGGTCTTGGTGAAATGGTTGTACAGGGCGCAGTTAACCCGGATGAATTTTATGTGCATAAACCAACACTCGCTAAAGGTAAACCAGCTGTAGTTCGTCGTAACATCGGTAGCAAACAGATCCAAATGATCTACTCTGCTGACGAAGAACATGGCAAGCAAGTACAAATCGTTGACGTTGAAGCAAGCAAGTCTCGTCAGTTCTCTATTACTGACGAAGAAGTAATGGAACTAGCGAAACAAGCTGTGATCATCGAAAAACATTACGGCCATGCGATGGATATCGAATGGGCTAAAGATGCGATTGATGGCAAGATTTATATCGTTCAAGCACGTCCTGAGACAGTACGTAGCCGTGAAGACAAACAAGTAATGGTACGTTTCCACTTAGACGCTAAATCTGCAGTTATCACTGAAGGCCGTGCGATTGGCGGTAAGATTGGCGCTGGTCCTGCGAAAGTTATTTCATCAATTTCGCAAATGGATGAAGTAAAAGAAGGCGACGTATTAGTAACAGACATGACAGACCCAGATTGGGAACCTATCATGAAACGTGCTTCTGCAATCGTAACAAACCGTGGTGGCCGTACCTGTCACGCTGCAATTATTGCACGTGAAATGGGTATCCCTGCTGTTGTCGGTTGTGGCAACGCGACAGACCTGATTGTAAACGGTCAAGAGCTAACAGTATCTTGCGCTGAAGGTGACACTGGCTTTATCTACGAAGGTATCTTACCGTTCCGTGAAACATCATCGAAAGTAGATAACCTACCGGAAATTCCAGTTAAAGTAATGATGAACGTGGGTAACCCTGATCGTGCATTCGATTTCGCGGCATTACCAAACGAAGGTGTTGGTCTAGCGCGTCTTGAATTCATCATTAACCGTATGATTGGTATTCATCCAAAAGCACTGCTTAACTTTGATAAGCAATCTCCTGAGCTACAAGCTGAAATCAACGACATGATTGTAGGTTATGAGTCACCAGTTGAATTCTACATTGCTAAATTGCAAGAAGGTATTTCAACGCTGGCTGCTGCGTTCTACCCGAAAAAAGTTATTGTGCGTATGTCTGACTTTAAGTCAAACGAATACGCTAATCTAGTCGGTGGTGAATTCTTCGAACCAGAAGAAGAAAACCCAATGTTAGGTTTCCGTGGTGCATCACGTTATATCTCTGAAGATTTCCGTGATTGTTTCGCCCTAGAAACAGAAGCAATGAAACGCGTACGTAATGACATGGGTCTAACTAACGTTGAAATCATGGTGCCATTCGTGCGTACATTAAGCGAAGCGGCTTCAGTAATTGATTTGCTAGCAGAACATGGCCTGAAACGTGGTGAGAACGGTTTACGCGTTATCATGATGTGTGAAGTACCATCGAACGCATTACTGGCTGACAAGTTCCTACAGTACTTCGATGGCTTCTCAATCGGTTCAAATGACTTAACGCAGTTAACATTAGGTCTCGATCGTGATTCAGGCATCATCTCTCATCTGTTTGATGAACGTAATGAAGCCGTGAAAGCATTGTTAGCAATGGCGATTCAAGCGGCTAAAAGAGCAGGTAAATACGTCGGTATTTGTGGTCAAGGTCCATCGGATCACGAAGACTTCGCTGCTTGGTTAGTTGAGCAAGGTATTGATAGCTTATCGCTAAACCCTGATACAGTATTGAGCACTTGGTTATATCTAGCGGACAAACACCCTAAATAA
- a CDS encoding SUMF1/EgtB/PvdO family nonheme iron enzyme, translating into MQGVLPKNEACKLLNVSTRYCAEQAPQVKKNLTKTDQGTLYELTIRSNQYDDEVFIDGVSYGSTKLSVMLSPGAHHIVIKKPNYMDFEQSVKLKNNTMVRAELVKASVSWKNGQAVQDFLASGERGPELISVPAGQLAASDKQANEQAIKAFSVGTNPITVADFKRFVTASNYTTAAESGNGCVEYVNGKETYNADLNWRQPGFAQTDEHPVVCINSADTNAYLTWLSKATGQKYRLPNNGEWEYSARAGSSYNYWWGNDAGNSKANCAYCGSQWSNKSTAPVKSFKANRFGLYDTVGNVWELTSGNNLVARGGAWNFAPKLAQVDVRLELKPDFRANYVGFRALREN; encoded by the coding sequence ATGCAGGGCGTATTACCAAAAAATGAAGCCTGTAAGCTATTAAATGTCTCAACGCGTTACTGCGCAGAACAAGCACCGCAAGTTAAAAAAAACCTGACCAAAACGGATCAAGGTACGTTATACGAACTGACTATTCGTTCTAACCAATATGATGATGAAGTTTTTATTGATGGCGTCAGCTATGGTTCAACCAAACTTTCGGTGATGTTGTCACCGGGTGCTCACCATATCGTGATCAAAAAACCTAACTACATGGATTTTGAGCAAAGTGTAAAACTAAAAAATAACACTATGGTACGAGCGGAGTTAGTGAAGGCCAGCGTTTCGTGGAAAAATGGTCAAGCAGTGCAAGACTTTTTAGCGTCAGGTGAACGCGGTCCAGAATTAATCTCGGTACCAGCAGGTCAATTAGCCGCTAGCGACAAGCAAGCCAACGAGCAAGCGATTAAAGCTTTCTCGGTCGGTACAAACCCGATCACAGTAGCTGACTTCAAACGTTTTGTTACTGCGAGTAACTACACTACCGCTGCAGAATCAGGTAATGGTTGTGTAGAGTATGTTAACGGTAAAGAAACATATAATGCCGACTTAAACTGGCGTCAGCCTGGTTTTGCACAAACTGACGAGCATCCAGTGGTGTGTATTAACTCTGCCGACACCAACGCTTACTTAACTTGGTTATCGAAAGCAACAGGTCAAAAATACCGTTTACCGAATAATGGCGAATGGGAATATTCAGCGCGTGCAGGCAGTAGCTACAACTACTGGTGGGGTAATGATGCCGGCAACTCAAAAGCGAATTGCGCTTACTGTGGTAGCCAATGGTCAAATAAAAGTACCGCGCCAGTTAAATCATTTAAAGCCAATAGATTTGGCCTATATGATACCGTCGGTAACGTTTGGGAACTGACTAGTGGCAATAATTTAGTGGCAAGGGGCGGCGCTTGGAACTTCGCACCAAAGCTAGCTCAGGTTGATGTACGCCTAGAATTAAAACCCGATTTCCGCGCTAACTACGTAGGTTTTAGAGCACTACGCGAAAACTAA
- a CDS encoding tetracycline resistance efflux system leader peptide gives MKCSKLNRVTLVKVSAVI, from the coding sequence ATGAAATGCAGCAAACTCAATCGCGTAACGTTAGTCAAAGTGTCAGCTGTGATCTAG
- a CDS encoding FAD-binding and (Fe-S)-binding domain-containing protein, whose amino-acid sequence MIPELSYQDAVKSEYLAFLSALENSEFSGDIEKSYASRLAVATDNSIYQLLPQAVVLPRKHQDLVILTQLSLQSEFKTITFSPRGGGTGTNGQSLTDGIIVDLSRHMNNIIDINVEEGWVQVQTGVVKDQLNEFLKPYGFFFSPDLSTSNRATIGGMINTDASGQGSLKYGKTSDHVLSVSAVLMDGTELVTASQSNEQLQAQAQSDNYLGKVCHQVIDTITHKQQKIADTFPALNRFLTGYDLVHLYDKNTEAFDLGRILCGSEGSLAFITEAKLNLTPIPKFRCLVNVKYDSFDSALRNAPFLIEANALSVETVDSVVLNLAKQDIVWHSVKSLITDVPNKAMQGINFVEFAEDDGDIQQQKIDYLTAELDRLMAAGEAGVIGYQICDQLSDVLKIYGMRKKAVGLLGATKGQAKPLAFAEDTAVPPENLADYIVEFRALLDSYNLHYGMFGHVDAGVLHVRPALDMLDPQQEVILREISDKVVALTAKYKGLMWGEHGRGFRSEYGPEFFGDELFTELRKIKAAFDPDNRLNPGKICTPISSDAKLVSVDATKRGAYDRQIPVTVRESFQQAIDCNGNGLCFNYDTKSPMCPSFKHTGDRRHSPKGRAGLMREWLRQLSCHEMTEHELGQQLTIQQGGVATFTTRLKNSWNKARGRYDFSHEVMDAMQGCLACKACTVQCPVKVDVPEFRSRFIDQYHSRYLRPIKDFAVGYSESYTPVMAKMPKFFNFWLGQDWLQAATKHTIGMVDIPLLSVPTLAESLRGHYAQSFDLAFLQRLSAEDKAKHVLIVQDPFTSFYEAELVQTLVTLIEKLGLKPVILPFKPNGKPQHVKGFLAKFAKTAATAAEFLNALQQLGMPMVGVEPALVLCYRDEYNQILADKRGDFSVQLIQEWLLTDNAQMHLREAISDRGAKVEGEQAEPYYLFAHCTEKTNKPTAEQEWQQVFNGFGLALETVATGCCGMAGSYGHDAKNVVASKSIYNQSWKHALSQRDASRCLATGYSCRSQVKRMEKVRLNHPIKALLSVLA is encoded by the coding sequence ATGATCCCCGAATTAAGTTATCAGGATGCAGTAAAATCTGAATATCTCGCTTTTTTAAGCGCGTTAGAGAACAGTGAGTTTAGTGGCGATATTGAAAAGTCGTACGCCAGCCGATTAGCGGTTGCGACGGATAACAGTATTTATCAGTTATTACCGCAAGCGGTGGTACTGCCGCGTAAACATCAAGATCTGGTGATCTTGACGCAGTTGTCATTACAATCTGAATTTAAAACCATTACTTTTTCTCCTCGTGGTGGCGGAACGGGCACTAATGGGCAGTCGTTGACCGACGGTATCATTGTTGATTTATCGCGTCACATGAACAACATTATCGATATTAATGTTGAAGAAGGCTGGGTACAGGTGCAAACGGGCGTGGTTAAAGATCAGCTCAATGAATTTCTTAAACCGTATGGCTTCTTCTTCTCGCCTGATTTATCTACCAGTAATCGCGCCACTATTGGCGGTATGATTAACACGGATGCGTCGGGTCAAGGCTCATTGAAATACGGTAAAACCAGTGATCATGTACTCAGTGTTTCTGCGGTATTAATGGATGGCACTGAATTAGTCACTGCAAGTCAATCTAATGAGCAGCTACAAGCACAAGCACAGAGTGATAATTATCTGGGTAAAGTGTGTCATCAAGTGATTGATACAATCACCCACAAACAGCAAAAAATTGCAGATACCTTTCCTGCATTAAACCGTTTTCTGACCGGTTATGACCTTGTTCATCTGTATGATAAAAACACCGAAGCGTTTGATTTAGGCCGTATCCTTTGTGGTTCTGAAGGATCTCTGGCGTTTATCACCGAAGCGAAACTGAATTTAACGCCAATCCCGAAATTTCGTTGTCTTGTAAACGTTAAATACGACAGCTTTGATTCGGCATTGCGTAATGCGCCATTCTTAATTGAAGCCAATGCCTTGTCAGTTGAAACGGTTGACTCGGTGGTGTTGAATTTAGCCAAACAAGATATCGTTTGGCACTCGGTTAAATCATTGATCACCGATGTGCCGAATAAAGCAATGCAGGGTATTAACTTTGTCGAATTTGCCGAAGACGATGGTGACATTCAGCAGCAAAAAATAGACTATTTAACGGCAGAGCTTGATCGCCTTATGGCGGCGGGTGAAGCAGGGGTGATTGGTTATCAAATTTGTGACCAATTATCGGACGTACTGAAAATTTACGGCATGCGTAAAAAAGCCGTTGGTTTGTTAGGCGCAACCAAAGGCCAAGCAAAACCGTTAGCATTTGCCGAAGACACTGCAGTGCCGCCTGAAAATTTAGCCGATTATATCGTTGAGTTCAGAGCATTATTAGACAGTTACAACCTGCATTATGGCATGTTTGGTCATGTTGATGCGGGAGTACTGCACGTACGACCAGCGTTGGATATGTTAGATCCACAACAAGAAGTTATTCTACGTGAAATATCAGATAAGGTCGTGGCATTAACAGCGAAATACAAAGGCTTGATGTGGGGTGAACACGGTCGAGGTTTCCGTTCAGAATATGGCCCTGAGTTTTTTGGTGATGAACTATTTACTGAGTTACGTAAGATTAAAGCCGCCTTTGATCCGGATAATCGTCTAAACCCAGGTAAAATCTGTACGCCTATCAGCAGCGATGCAAAGTTAGTATCAGTCGATGCGACTAAACGCGGAGCTTACGATCGCCAAATCCCTGTAACAGTGCGCGAGAGCTTTCAGCAAGCAATTGACTGTAATGGTAATGGCTTGTGCTTTAACTATGATACCAAAAGCCCGATGTGTCCGTCGTTTAAGCATACTGGCGATCGCCGCCATTCGCCAAAAGGCCGTGCTGGTTTAATGCGTGAATGGTTGCGTCAGTTATCTTGTCATGAAATGACTGAGCATGAGTTAGGTCAACAACTCACTATTCAACAAGGCGGTGTTGCGACGTTTACTACGCGGTTAAAAAACAGCTGGAATAAAGCCCGTGGCCGTTATGATTTCTCCCATGAAGTCATGGATGCGATGCAAGGCTGTCTCGCCTGTAAAGCCTGTACTGTACAATGTCCGGTTAAAGTTGACGTACCTGAGTTTAGGTCGCGCTTTATTGATCAATACCACAGCCGTTACTTACGTCCGATTAAAGATTTTGCGGTGGGCTACTCTGAAAGTTATACGCCGGTGATGGCGAAAATGCCGAAGTTCTTTAATTTCTGGTTAGGCCAAGATTGGTTGCAAGCAGCGACTAAGCATACCATTGGCATGGTGGATATTCCGTTATTAAGTGTGCCGACCTTAGCTGAATCATTACGTGGTCATTATGCACAAAGTTTTGATTTAGCTTTTCTACAGCGTTTAAGCGCGGAAGATAAAGCCAAGCATGTATTAATTGTCCAAGATCCGTTTACCAGTTTTTATGAAGCAGAACTAGTACAAACATTAGTAACGTTGATTGAGAAGCTTGGTTTGAAGCCGGTGATCTTACCGTTTAAACCCAATGGTAAACCGCAGCATGTGAAAGGCTTCTTGGCCAAGTTTGCTAAGACGGCAGCGACGGCAGCTGAATTTTTGAATGCCTTACAGCAGTTGGGTATGCCTATGGTGGGCGTTGAACCTGCATTAGTGCTGTGTTATCGCGACGAATATAACCAAATTTTAGCGGATAAACGCGGTGACTTTAGCGTTCAGCTTATTCAAGAGTGGTTATTAACGGATAATGCGCAAATGCATCTACGTGAAGCTATTAGTGATCGGGGTGCCAAGGTTGAAGGTGAGCAGGCTGAACCGTATTATCTATTTGCCCATTGTACCGAAAAGACTAACAAGCCAACGGCAGAACAAGAGTGGCAACAGGTATTTAACGGCTTTGGCCTAGCGTTAGAAACGGTAGCTACGGGTTGCTGTGGTATGGCGGGCAGTTATGGTCATGATGCCAAAAATGTCGTGGCATCAAAGTCTATTTATAATCAAAGCTGGAAACATGCGCTATCACAGCGTGATGCTTCACGTTGTTTGGCCACGGGTTATTCTTGCCGTAGTCAGGTCAAACGCATGGAAAAGGTGAGACTTAATCATCCTATTAAAGCGTTACTGAGTGTACTCGCTTAG
- a CDS encoding pyruvate, water dikinase regulatory protein — protein MQTVFYVSDGTAITAEVFGHALLSQFPIEFEQHTYPFIETEEKAKNVTQKINEHVAKTGQKPLVFHSIVSSEIRTIIELNEGHSHDFLSTFVAPLSEQLNITAAPKSHRTHSLKHETYDARIEAVNYALANDDGITCKDYDDADLILVGVSRSGKTPTSLYLALQFGIKTANYPFIADDMDELKLPKELKRNKHKIFGLTIDVKRLQDIRSERLANSNYASLRQCKLEIAEVEYLYRSEKIPFINSTSFSVEEIATKILDKKGLKRRIF, from the coding sequence ATGCAAACTGTTTTTTATGTATCTGATGGCACAGCGATCACCGCTGAAGTCTTTGGTCACGCGCTTCTAAGCCAATTTCCGATCGAATTTGAACAGCATACTTATCCCTTTATTGAGACCGAAGAAAAAGCCAAAAACGTCACTCAAAAAATCAACGAACATGTTGCCAAAACAGGACAGAAGCCACTGGTGTTTCATTCGATAGTTTCATCTGAAATAAGGACGATAATCGAATTAAACGAAGGTCATTCTCACGACTTTTTAAGTACATTTGTTGCACCGCTTTCTGAGCAATTAAATATCACCGCAGCACCTAAATCACATCGTACGCACAGCCTTAAACATGAAACTTATGATGCGCGTATTGAAGCGGTCAATTATGCGTTAGCAAACGATGATGGTATTACTTGTAAAGATTATGACGATGCAGATTTAATCTTAGTCGGTGTATCTCGTAGTGGCAAAACCCCAACCAGTTTATATCTGGCATTACAGTTTGGTATTAAGACCGCCAACTACCCATTTATTGCCGATGACATGGATGAGTTAAAACTACCAAAAGAATTAAAACGCAATAAACATAAAATATTTGGCTTAACCATTGATGTAAAACGTCTGCAGGATATCCGCAGCGAACGCCTTGCTAACAGTAATTACGCGTCATTACGTCAATGTAAGTTAGAAATAGCCGAAGTGGAATACTTATACCGCAGCGAAAAAATTCCTTTCATTAACAGTACTTCATTTTCGGTTGAAGAGATCGCCACGAAAATCTTGGATAAGAAAGGTTTGAAACGTCGGATTTTTTAA